The nucleotide sequence CCGGACCCAGGGAGGAGATCGTCACGACGAGCCCCTGCGCCTTGTAGTAGTCGATGATCGGCTCGGTCTGCGTGTGGTAGACCTCGAGCCGCTTGCGGACGGTGTCCTCGGAGTCGTCGTCGCGCTGGTACAGCTCGCCGCCGCAGACGTCGCAGACGCCTTCCTTCTTCGGCGCGCTGTACGTCACGTGGAAGACGTGCGAGGAGTCGTTGCGGCAGATGCGCCGGCCGGCGATCCGCTTGACGACCTCTTCCTCCGGGACCTCCAGGTCCAGGACGGCGTCCAGCTTGATGCCCTCGCCCTGCAGCAGCTCGTCCAGCGCCTGGGCCTGCGAGACGTTGCGCGGGAAGCCGTCGAGCAGGAAGCCGTTCTCGGCGTCCGGCTGCTCCATGCGGTCCTTGGCCATGGCGATGGTGACCTCGTCCGGGACGAGGTTGCCCCCGTCCATGTAGGACTTGGCCAGCTTGCCCAGCTCCGTCTGCCGACTGATGTTGGCCCGGAACAGGTCGCCCGTGGAGATGTGCGGGACGGCCAGCGTCTCTGCGAGGCGGACGGCTTGCGTTCCCTTACCGGCACCCGGCGGCCCGACGAGGACGATACGCATCAGCGGAGGAACCCTTCGTAATTGCGCTGCTGGAGCTGGCTCTCGATCTGCTTCACGGTCTCGAGACCCACACCCACGATGATCAGGATGCTGGTCCCGCCGAAGGGGAAGTTCTGACTTGCCCCGAAGCCCACCAACGCCATCGTCGGTACGAGAGCGATCAGACCCAGATACAGCGAACCCGGCCAGGTGATCCGGTTGAGCACGTAACTCAGGTACTCAGCGGTCGGCCGACCGGCCCGGATGCCCGGAATGAAGCCACCATACTTCTTCATGTTGTCGGCGACTTCCTCGGGGTTGAAGGAGATCGCCACGTAGAAGAACGCGAAGAACACGATGAGGAGGAAGTACAGCGAGATGTAGATCGGGTGGTCGCCCTTGGTCAGGTTCGCCGTGATCCAGCGCTTCCAGCCCGAGTCCCCGCCCGCGAACTGCGCGATCAGCGCCGGGATGTAGAGCAGCGACGACGCGAAGATGACCGGGATCACACCGGCCTGGTTGACCTTCAGCGGGATGTACGTCGACGTACCCCCGTAGGAACGGCGGCCGATCATGCGCTTCGCGTACTGCACCGGGATGCGGCGCTGGGCCTGCTCCACGAAGACGACGAGCGCGACCATGACCAGGCCGACCAGGATGACGGTGCCGAACTCGATCCAGCCGCCGGCCAGGGTGCCCTGCTTCTTGATGGCCCACAGCGCGGACGGGAAGGTCGCGGCGATCGAGATGAACATCAGGATCGACATGCCGTTGCCGATGCCGCGGTCGGTGATCAGCTCACCGAGCCACATCACCAGCGCCGTACCGGCGGTCATGCAGATCACCATGGTGATCGTGGTGAAGATCGCCTGGTCCGGGACGATGTTCCCGGCGACCGTGCACCCGCTGAACAGGGCGCCGCTGCGGGCGGTGGCCACGAGGCCGGTCCCCTGCAGGATGGCGAGCGCCACGGTCAGGTACCGGGTGTACTGGGTGATCTTCGCGGTACCGGCCTGCCCCTCCTTCTTGAGGGCTTCCAGGCGCGGGATCACCACGGTCAGGAGCTGAAG is from Streptomyces seoulensis and encodes:
- a CDS encoding adenylate kinase, which codes for MRIVLVGPPGAGKGTQAVRLAETLAVPHISTGDLFRANISRQTELGKLAKSYMDGGNLVPDEVTIAMAKDRMEQPDAENGFLLDGFPRNVSQAQALDELLQGEGIKLDAVLDLEVPEEEVVKRIAGRRICRNDSSHVFHVTYSAPKKEGVCDVCGGELYQRDDDSEDTVRKRLEVYHTQTEPIIDYYKAQGLVVTISSLGPVDEITKRALEALKREKAGSE
- the secY gene encoding preprotein translocase subunit SecY, whose product is MLTAFARAFRTPDLRKKLLFTLGVIVVYRVGTHIPIPGVNYKAVQTCVTEASGNQGLFGLVNMFSGGALLQITIFALGIMPYITASIILQLLTVVIPRLEALKKEGQAGTAKITQYTRYLTVALAILQGTGLVATARSGALFSGCTVAGNIVPDQAIFTTITMVICMTAGTALVMWLGELITDRGIGNGMSILMFISIAATFPSALWAIKKQGTLAGGWIEFGTVILVGLVMVALVVFVEQAQRRIPVQYAKRMIGRRSYGGTSTYIPLKVNQAGVIPVIFASSLLYIPALIAQFAGGDSGWKRWITANLTKGDHPIYISLYFLLIVFFAFFYVAISFNPEEVADNMKKYGGFIPGIRAGRPTAEYLSYVLNRITWPGSLYLGLIALVPTMALVGFGASQNFPFGGTSILIIVGVGLETVKQIESQLQQRNYEGFLR